A DNA window from Anastrepha obliqua isolate idAnaObli1 chromosome 5, idAnaObli1_1.0, whole genome shotgun sequence contains the following coding sequences:
- the LOC129248655 gene encoding uncharacterized protein LOC129248655: protein MLVRQYPCCFFTPNKQRHRYVEPDPLFAPFHRCKPGSKGSIIYDLYKTPGISERMIKSLLLSDCPEKKCKCGDAWNGQDPLGSIPFTKDLTEEALVTEKDSQQQLLMERLGFFEDGTFMSEEEKMREWLKELNKIYNDYNNNYISIKHRKGKRRRNSTYLDYPLFYTDSKTNYINNNLKKGEPQGRADSLVSYGARLSARSRLGDSEWRESKDFGAWYARWRENNEFPLELSQDLKEDMEKLIYRLRSSKGAGDRQSLKTLLYYPPYVAGQENVWKTLSPDFGAADLRDKLQQLGHQTEFSMWRMLALDCIIKGQPIPYHLYDSKLLRELRADLQELLAKISTQNEEEMIRSKL from the coding sequence ATGTTGGTTAGACAATATCCTTGTTGCTTTTTCACACCTAATAAACAACGGCACAGGTATGTTGAACCAGATCCATTATTTGCGCCATTCCATAGGTGTAAACCAGGATCGAAGGGCAGCATTATCTATGACCTGTATAAAACACCCGGAATCTCTGAGCGAATGATAAAATCTCTACTTTTATCGGATTGTCCAGAGAAGAAATGCAAATGTGGTGACGCATGGAATGGACAAGATCCCTTGGGATCCATACCTTTTACCAAAGATCTTACAGAGGAGGCGCTCGTTACTGAAAAGGATTCCCAGCAGCAACTACTAATGGAAAGACTGGGATTCTTCGAGGACGGCACATTCATGTCGGAAGAGGAAAAGATGCGTGAGTGGTTAAAAgagttaaacaaaatttataacgaTTACAACAATAATTACATAAGTATCAAGCATAGAAAAGGCAAACGACGACGCAACAGTACATACTTGGACTATCCATTATTTTATACTGACTCCAAAACTAATTACATAAATAACAATCTTAAAAAAGGCGAACCACAAGGCAGAGCAGATTCGCTTGTAAGCTATGGAGCTAGACTATCAGCTAGATCAAGATTGGGAGATAGCGAATGGCGTGAATCTAAAGATTTTGGAGCGTGGTATGCAAGATGGAGAGAAAATAACGAATTTCCACTCGAATTATCTCAAGATTTGAAAGAAGATATGGAAAAATTGATTTATCGTTTAAGAAGCTCCAAAGGAGCAGGTGATAGGCAGTCGTTAAAGACATTGCTTTACTATCCGCCATATGTTGCAGggcaagaaaatgtttggaaaacttTAAGTCCTGATTTCGGTGCCGCAGATTTGAGAGATAAGCTGCAACAACTTGGTCATCAAACAGAGTTCAGCATGTGGAGAATGTTAGCATTAGATTGCATAATCAAGGGACAACCAATACCATATCATCTTTACGATAGTAAACTATTAAGAGAACTTAGAGCGGATCTGCAAGAACTTTTAGCAAAAATAAGCACACAAAATGAAGAGGAAATGATTCGCTCAAAACTATAA
- the LOC129247488 gene encoding uncharacterized protein LOC129247488 produces MAENPEIGKGFQKKNKDKVLAFWKKLNNSLNSMGPPSKSISEWKKVWIDQKRYVRNKAVENTKNRKKTGGGPCKQHVFSVLEQSILDITASVAAAEGVEDGKPFGLNATKLTGKQRENNSSDKDNSSSEDSEVECSCMDKCLDENSTETAGDTQRESALPAQKTSQQTRKKINPSELLNIELDVQKEMNDNVRKGLEIQSHHYTEIEGHLKELNQGLENFQNIQNSLLKETKRHNSEIERLRKIEVDRKLILINSQIEVQNLKILAAKISLGIN; encoded by the exons ATGGCCGAAAATCCTGAAATAGGAAAgggcttccaaaaaaaaaataaagataaagtgCTGGCTTTTTGGAAGAAATTGAACAATTCCCTCAATAGCATGGGCCCACCATCAAAATCAATCTCCGAATGGAAAAAG GTTTGGATTGATCAAAAACGATACGTACGAAACAAGGCTGtcgaaaataccaaaaataggaAAAAGACCGGTGGAGGACCTTGCAAGCAACATGTTTTTTCTGTATTAGAACAGTCAATTTTGGATATAACTGCGTCAGTAGCAGCTGCGGAAGGTGTCGAAGATGGCAAGCCTTTTGGTTTGAATGCAACGAAATTAACTGGTAAGCAACGTGAAAATAACAGTAGTGATAAAGATAACAGCTCTAGTGAGGACTCTGAAGTGGAATGTAGTTGCATGGACAAGTGCTTGGACGAAAATAGCACCGAAACTGCCGGTGACACGCAAAGGGAAAGTGCTTTGCCTGCACAAAAAACCAGCCAGCAAACTCGCAAAAAAATTAACCCTTCGGAGCTATTAAACATTGAACTAGATGTtcaaaaagaaatgaatgacaACGTCAGAAAGGGATTGGAAATCCAGAGTCATCACTATACTGAAATAGAAGGCCACTTAAAGGAATTAAACCAAGGCCtcgaaaactttcaaaatattcaaaacagtTTACTAAAGGAAACAAAACGCCACAATTCGGAAATTGAACGGCTCAGAAAAATTGAAGTTGACCGTAAACTCATACTTATAAACAGCCAAATCGAggttcaaaatttgaaaatactaGCTGCAAAGATAAGCTTAGGCATTAATTAG